The following are from one region of the Tistrella mobilis genome:
- the fliW gene encoding flagellar assembly protein FliW, with the protein MLTAVAHAIRMSPDMSETTSDAPMTSDAQMVLDTRFGRIAIDPDRAIEIPRGLVGLGGRGRFALAEVADERIDHLKILVSIDNPKVSMLVLPVPVKTDAIDAEDLDEALAHLGIARTNAAVLLVVASHRVEGGVLLTINRRAPILVDVEARRGWQHVLHNPKYPIRQPLIAG; encoded by the coding sequence ATGCTGACGGCTGTCGCCCATGCTATCCGGATGTCGCCCGACATGTCCGAAACCACTTCCGATGCCCCCATGACCTCCGATGCGCAGATGGTGCTCGACACCCGCTTCGGCCGGATCGCGATCGACCCCGATCGCGCCATCGAAATTCCCCGCGGCCTGGTCGGCCTGGGCGGTCGCGGCCGCTTCGCCCTCGCCGAGGTTGCGGACGAGCGCATCGACCATCTGAAGATCCTGGTCTCGATCGACAATCCCAAGGTGTCGATGCTGGTGCTGCCGGTGCCGGTCAAGACCGATGCCATCGATGCCGAGGATCTGGACGAGGCGCTGGCCCATCTGGGCATCGCGCGCACCAATGCCGCCGTGCTGCTGGTGGTCGCCAGCCACCGGGTGGAAGGCGGCGTGCTGCTGACCATCAACCGCCGGGCGCCGATCCTGGTGGATGTGGAGGCGCGCCGGGGCTGGCAGCATGTGCTGCACAATCCCAAATATCCGATCCGCCAGCCGCTGATCGCAGGCTGA
- the fliB gene encoding flagellin lysine-N-methylase, with translation MEQDSPRNQPVLDAFTCIGPACGDTCCAGWSMQVDDETWARWQDLFPPAELASLTSTDADAGRSMARRDGACVALDQGWCRLHAAHGHDVLSKACGGFPRRVASFADGSRLRIAQLACPEIARLALDPTARDGVGPPAPAGEGLRAVMARLAADAPADQRMRALTALTGSVARFAEAEKPAAAAALARSILDRLPQPAGDPLDEPRLLLTLGALVHATGGVWRPALDRLTGRLEAALGVTLDRTTLALDIRGQDDPDVLRAARDAAWRRHAAPSGLARMLDAWIDHQLLASPHAPAAAPLPTTTPETLPGIRLVVTFAMTALAARVAALDLDTDAAPEAEEARAAFVADAAVIARLFEHLSRPALIDALATECGWNSAGRVHGLLSYAMLT, from the coding sequence ATGGAGCAGGACAGCCCGCGCAACCAACCCGTTCTCGATGCCTTCACCTGCATCGGCCCCGCCTGCGGCGACACCTGCTGCGCCGGCTGGTCGATGCAGGTCGACGACGAGACCTGGGCGCGCTGGCAGGACCTGTTCCCACCGGCGGAACTGGCTTCGCTCACCAGCACCGATGCCGATGCCGGCCGCAGCATGGCCCGCCGCGACGGTGCCTGTGTGGCGCTGGATCAAGGCTGGTGCCGGCTGCACGCAGCCCATGGTCATGACGTGCTCTCCAAAGCCTGCGGCGGCTTCCCGCGCCGGGTGGCAAGCTTCGCCGACGGCAGCCGGCTGCGCATCGCCCAGCTCGCCTGCCCGGAAATCGCCCGGCTGGCGCTCGACCCCACCGCCCGGGACGGTGTCGGCCCCCCTGCCCCTGCCGGCGAGGGGTTGAGGGCGGTGATGGCCCGGCTGGCGGCCGATGCGCCGGCCGATCAGCGCATGCGCGCACTCACCGCGCTCACCGGCTCGGTCGCCCGGTTTGCCGAGGCCGAAAAACCCGCCGCGGCAGCGGCGCTTGCCCGATCGATCCTCGACCGTCTGCCCCAGCCGGCGGGCGACCCGCTCGACGAACCGCGCCTGCTGCTGACCCTGGGCGCCCTGGTCCATGCCACGGGCGGCGTCTGGCGGCCGGCGCTCGACCGGCTGACCGGGCGGCTGGAGGCGGCGCTGGGTGTGACGCTCGATCGCACGACGCTTGCGCTCGATATCCGCGGGCAGGACGATCCCGATGTGTTGAGGGCCGCACGCGACGCGGCCTGGCGGCGCCATGCCGCCCCCTCGGGCCTCGCCCGGATGCTCGATGCCTGGATCGACCATCAGCTTCTGGCTTCTCCCCACGCGCCGGCGGCGGCCCCGCTGCCCACGACCACGCCGGAAACCCTGCCCGGCATCCGGCTGGTCGTCACCTTCGCCATGACGGCACTTGCCGCACGGGTGGCCGCGCTCGATCTCGACACCGATGCCGCGCCGGAGGCCGAAGAGGCCCGCGCCGCCTTCGTCGCCGATGCAGCCGTCATCGCCCGCCTGTTCGAGCATCTGAGCCGTCCGGCGCTGATCGACGCGCTTGCCACCGAGTGTGGCTGGAACAGCGCAGGGCGTGTCCATGGTCTGCTGTCTTATGCAATGTTGACTTGA